From the genome of Bacteroidota bacterium:
AAGTTTCTTGAAACATCAATGGATGCGGTAGTCATTACTGATGAAAACCAAATCATCCTCTGCTTCAACAAATCTGCTGAATCAATTCTAGGGTACACTTCAAAAGAAGCGTGTGGAAAAAAACTATCCTCGCTGCTTCCCGAACATGTTCGGGATGTTCATGATGATTATGTAAGACAATTTGGAAAAGAAAATGATAAATCTCGTAAAATGGGAAGCGGTATGTACGTGAAGGGAAAACATAGGAACGGGAAAGAGCTCATCTTGGAAATAGCAATTTCCACATACACGTTTCGTGAAAAAAAATATTATGCAGGAATTATTAGAGATTATACTGAACGGTATAGAGTAGAAACTGAATTAAATAGACTTTCGGTGGCAGTTGAGCAGAGTTCAGCATCTATCGTAATTACAGATCCAAAAGGTACCATTGAATATGTAAACAAAGGTTTCACGGAAACGACAGGTTATTCATCTATAGAAGCTAAGGGTCAAAATCCGCGTATCCTTAAATCAGGATTAACGCCGCAGGCAACCTTTACCGATTTATGGAAAACATTAAACGAAGGGAAGCGATGGAGTGGAACGTTTATCAATAAGAAGAAAACAGGTGAACATTATTGGCAGCAGGCGACGCTATCTCCGATTTTGGACAAGTCGGGTAAATTGATTAATTATGTGGGTGTTATTGAAGACATTAGTCTTCAAAAAATGAAAGAAGAAATATTACGAGTCAATGAACAGCGCTATAGAACGTTTTTTGAAGACGATGTCAGCGGCGCTTACATTGCAAGACCAGATGGCAATATCATCGTATGCAACAAGGCGTTTCGACAAATATTCGAATTTGAAGAACATGGTAATTCGGATCCCGCGATTATGTTGCAGTCTTTGTATGAAAATCAAGAACAATGGAATGCTACGCTTGTACGTTTACAACGGGAACATAGATTGGATAATCTGCGAGAAAAATTGCGAACGCACGCTGGAAATAGTGTGCATGTGGTTGAAAATTTGGTCGGAACAATTGATGAGCATGGAGATCTGAGAGAGATCAACGGTTATTTGCTGAATGAAACACGATTAAAATTATTAGAACATCAATTACTGCAATCTCAAAAAATGGAGAGTGTCGGGACACTGGCGGCGGGTGTCGCGCATGATTTTAATAATGTCCTGGCAATCATTCTCAACGCATCAGAAGTGTTGCGAATGGAATTATCCGACAATCCTACCTTTTTAAAATATGTTGATGTCATCACACAAAGTGCAAAAAGAGGATCTGCCATAGCAAAAGAAATTCTTTTATTTTCAAGACGCGACAAAATTACATCGGTGCCTATTTCTATAAATAAAGCAATTGCACAGATCCTGAATTTCCTTGAACATTCCCTGCCAAAATCAGTCAGCATAGAGTTACATATTCCCAAAGACCAAGAATTTGAGGTGATGGGAGACTATTCATTGATTGAACAAGTATATCTCAACTTGAGCATTAATGCATCCGACTCAATGCCGCAAGGGGGAAAATTAATTTTAGGAGTACGGTCGGTAGATAAAAATGTGCTCTACCAAAAGTTTGCCGTCCAGACAGTTGATAACTTTATTGAACTATCTGTTTCCGATTCAGGAATGGGAATTGACGATGTATTACTCGATAGAATTTTTGATCCATTTTTTACGACTAAAAAAATAGAAAAAGGAACTGGATTGGGACTTTCCATTGTGCACGGTATTGTGTCGAGTTTGAACGGTTATATCGACGTTGAAAGTACTATTGGCAAAGGGACAACATTTAGAATCTATTTACCGCTGACCAAAGAAAAGGCAGAGAAAGAAAAAGATTTTGTCCACATTACTTCGCATCAACACACAGAAACAATACTATTGGTTGATGACGAACAGGAGCTTTTGGACATTATGAGCGAGGCATTATCGCTCTATGGATATAAAACCATTGGTGTGCTAGATGTTGATTCGGCACTTGCACTTCTGCGGAAATCGGAAAAAGATATTTCCATTGTCATCACCGATATAGCAATGCCAAACAGAACGGGTGATGAATTAATACAAGAAATGAAAATATTATATCCTGATAAAAAGATAATAGTGCTAAGCGGATTTGGTGATCAAAATACCATAGCAAATATTAAGGAACTGGGCATTGATATTTTTCTTCACAAGCCAATAGAAATAGAACTATTAATAGAAACTCTTGAAAAAGTATTGGAAAAAACAAAACAGCCTGTTTAAATCATCTTGGATCCGTAAAATGTTATTTGCACAAAGTGACAATTTATCAAACGACGTCAGTGACATCGTCAACAATAAATACAATTTCTCCTTTCTTGAAGGAAGCCGATAGACTTGTCAAGAACGGTAATCTTCAAGAAGCACTTAAAACAATTCGCAAAGCATTAAGTGCCGCGCCAGGTAATTTATATGTGCAGGCATACGAAGTAAATGTGTTGTCGCTTCTTGAAAAGAATAATGCACCTCAACACCATCCATCAGTCACCACCGTAACCACAGAAACATTACACAATCTTGCTCAAGTGACAATCGATGATGTCGGCAGAACGGAACAGCTCGCCAGTACACTTATCAGCACTCATGATGAAATAAAACAGCGCTACGATGAAAATGAGAAAAGGATGAAGCTGAGTGAAGAGAAAATGAATGCCCGTGTAGAACAATTCATTCAATATGCGAACGAACTGGCAAACGAAAAAAGATTCTCCAATGCTCTGGATGAGATAAATAGAGCCTTTGTGATTGATCCGTTTAATAAAAAAGCGGCAGATCTTGAACATGAAATCCGGCAGGCGTATGAAAAGGAAATCGCTCGTCAACAAATGGAGCAGCAGCAACTGAAACATGAAGAGAGACAACTTTTGGAAGAGTTTGCAGACTCGCACAAATCAAATCCCATTACCATCAATCAACAACAATTTGATGAAGTTGAACTTTTATATACAAAAGCAAAACAAATCGCTCAATCAGGCAAATATGAAATTGCCATGACGATGATATTAAACGCTTTATCAATCCATCCAACACATTCACCACTGCTTGAATTACATAAACGGGTAAGTAATGCTATTCATGAACAAAATGTGATGGAAAAAGAAATTGAACGGCGAAAATATTTTGCGCAAAAAAGATTGCTTGAAGAGACACATCATGCAACTACGGTCTTGCTTCAAGAAACAAAACAGTATCTGGTCGAACAAAAATTTACACTAGCCCTTCAAGTATTGAATAAGATTCATCAGCTTCATCCACAAAATAAAGAGGCTATGCAATTACAAAAGGAAATACAGCAAGCTCAGTTAAAAGTACTTGACGAAATTCAGACACAGACAACACTACCGGAACATACCGTACGAAAAAAGCAACAAGATATCGTTACTCTATTTTCTCAAAAAGGTAATGAGATTATCAGCAGTGCCGAAATGACATACCGATTTCAAAAAGCAAGGATATATCAAAACCAATGCCGATTTGAAGATGCACTTGGTGAAATCGCTATTATTCTCGTACAAGACCCTAAACAGAAACAAGCCTTGGCATTGCGCAATACCATTACAGAAGCTCAACGTCAATTACAGTTGTCGCTGCAAGAACAGGTTTTGAAAGAAAAAGAGAATGCTCTATCTGCAACTCGACTTAAGGAATTACAAATTGAAGTAATAACAAAAGTGCAGGCACTTCGCGAAAAGAAGAATTTTTCTGAAGCACTTGACGAAATAGCCCGTGCTATTTTACATGACCCGTTGAATGAAGATCTGGTAAAACTCGAACAAGATATTCGTCGTGAGTCAAAAGAATATGTTTTACTCAATGAGAATGATCAAACCGATCGAGCACAGAAGCAATTGTTAGACGCTCTTCGAAGTGCAAAAAATATTTTAGTGAAGTCAGGATATATTCATTCAACAGAAAATTTACAAACAGAAGAAGCCCTGCGGGACTTAGGAAAAGAACTTAAAAAGAAACTCGCTAAAAGAAATAAAACACACTAACAACAGATGTTTCATAACATAATTGTTCCACTGATGTAAAAATAAATAGGAGGTTTATATGGCCGGATCACTAACTGAATTATCAAAAACCGTGTTTCAAGAAATTTATGCCGATATCCCTGAAACACGAGGCATCATTGTCGCGTCACATGACGGACTACCGCTGGTCTCCGATATCAAGGGGAATACTTCGGCAGATAAACTTGCCGCCCTCATGGCAACAACCATCAGTATGGGTCGACGAATTATGCCGTCATTGTCACTAGGTGAAGTGTCTGAGTTTACAATTACATCATCAGAAGGCCGGTTGTTCATTTACTTAATTGGTACATCAGCGGCTTTGTGCATTATAACGCCCAAAACCGTTAATATTGGAATGGTATTTCTGCGGGCAACCGAATCCGCAAAAAAACTGGCCGGTGCAGTCGGATAATGCCGCACATTTAATGAAGCTGAAGAAAAATACTGTTACATTTTTGTGACAAAACTTTTCTTTTTATTGGACAATGTTTATGATTACCAATCAATTACAGAGTTTGGTAAGCCAATTAGATTATTTGATTTTGCAGCATGTTAACTACTTGAACAAACTTGATGAATGTGTTCGACTCCAAACGGTATTTGAACACAAAAAACATACTGAGTGCAATTTTGGAAAACTCTTTTATTCGGATATATGGCCATCAGTACAAAATTTTCCGGATGATATTAAACAGGTCATTAAAGAAATTGAGGATGAACATCGGATTTTCCACACAACCGCGAGCGAAGTGAATACACTCAAACCAACACAAGAGACAGTGGATGCAACAACAGCATGTAAATTAATCCTCAAATTATATCATCTGGAAGAGTTAGTGAAAAAATATTCATTATAAAGTAGTCGGCAAAATATTGTTAGTCTGAGTGGCTGAAAGTATAATTGAAGAACATTTATTTATTGAGGCTATCATGAAAGATATGACCCCTAAGGATGCAACTGTACCGGGAGCATCTGTTCAATTGACCTATTATGAAGGGTTTCAACGGACAATATTCTATACAACTATCGAAACACCTTTTCCTGAAGGAAAACTTATTGTTTCAAGAACCGATACGTTCGGAATTATCACCCACTGCAACAAATCATTCTGTGATATTGCCGGATATACAAAGGAAGAATTGATTGGTGAATATCACAGCATCTTGCGTCATCCCGATATGCCGGCTGTTGCCTTTAAAGGATTGTGGGATACTATTCAACAAGGGAAACGATGGCATGGATAC
Proteins encoded in this window:
- a CDS encoding PAS domain S-box protein: MESEFKKFLETSMDAVVITDENQIILCFNKSAESILGYTSKEACGKKLSSLLPEHVRDVHDDYVRQFGKENDKSRKMGSGMYVKGKHRNGKELILEIAISTYTFREKKYYAGIIRDYTERYRVETELNRLSVAVEQSSASIVITDPKGTIEYVNKGFTETTGYSSIEAKGQNPRILKSGLTPQATFTDLWKTLNEGKRWSGTFINKKKTGEHYWQQATLSPILDKSGKLINYVGVIEDISLQKMKEEILRVNEQRYRTFFEDDVSGAYIARPDGNIIVCNKAFRQIFEFEEHGNSDPAIMLQSLYENQEQWNATLVRLQREHRLDNLREKLRTHAGNSVHVVENLVGTIDEHGDLREINGYLLNETRLKLLEHQLLQSQKMESVGTLAAGVAHDFNNVLAIILNASEVLRMELSDNPTFLKYVDVITQSAKRGSAIAKEILLFSRRDKITSVPISINKAIAQILNFLEHSLPKSVSIELHIPKDQEFEVMGDYSLIEQVYLNLSINASDSMPQGGKLILGVRSVDKNVLYQKFAVQTVDNFIELSVSDSGMGIDDVLLDRIFDPFFTTKKIEKGTGLGLSIVHGIVSSLNGYIDVESTIGKGTTFRIYLPLTKEKAEKEKDFVHITSHQHTETILLVDDEQELLDIMSEALSLYGYKTIGVLDVDSALALLRKSEKDISIVITDIAMPNRTGDELIQEMKILYPDKKIIVLSGFGDQNTIANIKELGIDIFLHKPIEIELLIETLEKVLEKTKQPV
- a CDS encoding roadblock/LC7 domain-containing protein, coding for MAGSLTELSKTVFQEIYADIPETRGIIVASHDGLPLVSDIKGNTSADKLAALMATTISMGRRIMPSLSLGEVSEFTITSSEGRLFIYLIGTSAALCIITPKTVNIGMVFLRATESAKKLAGAVG
- a CDS encoding CZB domain-containing protein; amino-acid sequence: MITNQLQSLVSQLDYLILQHVNYLNKLDECVRLQTVFEHKKHTECNFGKLFYSDIWPSVQNFPDDIKQVIKEIEDEHRIFHTTASEVNTLKPTQETVDATTACKLILKLYHLEELVKKYSL
- a CDS encoding PAS domain-containing protein; the encoded protein is MKDMTPKDATVPGASVQLTYYEGFQRTIFYTTIETPFPEGKLIVSRTDTFGIITHCNKSFCDIAGYTKEELIGEYHSILRHPDMPAVAFKGLWDTIQQGKRWHGYVKNLRKDGGFYWVFATVIPNVREGNIIGYTSVRRKPSRTKVDECVVLYKKLLEDEKKIKNS